A window of bacterium genomic DNA:
TGCCCGGTCGGGCTACTCAGTCCGAGAAATCCGCTTCGCAATAAAACTTAGGGTCTTCCTTCGTCAGCCCCTAAGTTTTTTGCTCCGACGGATTTCTCGGCCTTCGTACGCCCTCCCTCTTGCAGAGATAGTTTGAGAGGGGACACCTCCCCCAACCCCCGACCTACCGTCAAAGAAGAAGCTTCGGCCCAAAACCATTTCGCGTCTCTGCCCAAGGTAGGTCGGGGAGTCCGGGGACTCCTCCGAACGGCTTTTGGGCCGTCGATCACCTTAAAGCATCCAATAGATATCGATGGACCAAGCTTTCCCCGGCCCGGCTTGAGGGCCGGGGAAAAAAGTGAGGAGGATGTCCCCGGGCTCCCCGACCGGGCTGAAACACCAGACATGGCGCCAGCAGCAACTCGAGAATTGCGAAGTAAAATCAGCTAAATTTGGTTGTCTGGACCAAGCAAAGCGGATAGGACCCACCCCATGCCTCAGCAGATTCGCAAGGGATTTTGGCTACTGGCGCTCCTCGCCACCCTGGTGGGAATCGGCGCCGCCGCTTACCTGACCTATCAGCACTTCCTCCACCTTTCGGCCTCGATGACCGGAAAGTCGCTGTGCAACCTCAGCCCTTACCTGAATTGCGATTCAGTCCTCGCCAGCAAATACGCCAGCCTCGGCACCCTGCCCTTGGCCGGCCTCGGGCTGCTCTTCTATATTTACGTCTTCGGCGCCCTGCTCTATTCGCGGATGGCCCCCGAAAACTTCTCCGAGATCCTCGCCCTTCCGACCCTGCTGGCCCTGGCCACGATTTTTTTAAGCCTTTTCCTGGCCTACGTTAGTTTTTTCGAGCTGCAAGCTCTGTGCATCTTTTGCTTCACGCTCTACGTCGTGAACCTGATCTTGGCTTTAGCGCTGTGGGCCCTGATGGGCCGAGGAGGACCGGTGGAAATTTTTCGCAAAATCCCTTGGGGCAAGGCCCTGCTCTATTTCGGCATCGTCTTCGCGATCGGTGGCGTCATCCTGCACACCAACCACAAGCAGATGGCCAAGGAGCTTTCCAAAGGCGAAGTTCAGGAATATCTCAATCAGTTCATGGCCCAGAAGCCGGTCGCGATCGACGTCAGCGGCAAGCCCTTCTGGGGCAATGCCGACGCCAAGGTCGTCATCGCCGAGTTCAGCGACATGGAATGCCCTTATTGCAAGGTGGCGGCCTTCAACCTGAAGCCTTTGCTCGGCGATTACCGCGACAAGGTGAAGCTGGTGTTCATGAACTACCCCTTGGACAAGGCCTGCAATCCTTCCATGCAGCGCGACCTTCACCAGCAAGCTTGCAATGCCGCTTACGCCGCCCATTGCGCCGGCGTGCAGGGGAAATTTTGGGAGTACCACGACGCCGCCTTCGATCGGCAGCCCAAGTTTTCCGATGAGTCGCTGCTGGCCATCGGCCGCAAGGTCAAGCTCGACATGAAAGCCTTCGAGGCCTGCCTCGGCGCCGACTCCACCAAGCAGGCGGTGGCCGCCGACGTCGCTCTGGGCAACCAAATCGGGGTCAGCGGAACCCCGGCGGTCTACATCAATGGGCGCTCGCTGCCCAACTGGATCAATCGCCAGATCCTCCAAGGCGCGGTCGAGCGCAGCTTGGCCC
This region includes:
- a CDS encoding thioredoxin domain-containing protein, which translates into the protein MPQQIRKGFWLLALLATLVGIGAAAYLTYQHFLHLSASMTGKSLCNLSPYLNCDSVLASKYASLGTLPLAGLGLLFYIYVFGALLYSRMAPENFSEILALPTLLALATIFLSLFLAYVSFFELQALCIFCFTLYVVNLILALALWALMGRGGPVEIFRKIPWGKALLYFGIVFAIGGVILHTNHKQMAKELSKGEVQEYLNQFMAQKPVAIDVSGKPFWGNADAKVVIAEFSDMECPYCKVAAFNLKPLLGDYRDKVKLVFMNYPLDKACNPSMQRDLHQQACNAAYAAHCAGVQGKFWEYHDAAFDRQPKFSDESLLAIGRKVKLDMKAFEACLGADSTKQAVAADVALGNQIGVSGTPAVYINGRSLPNWINRQILQGAVERSLAP